From one Brevundimonas sp. PAMC22021 genomic stretch:
- a CDS encoding Rieske (2Fe-2S) protein yields the protein MSEAVPAERARVWKTPPGVALCAESDIADPGSRGFVLQIGEAYFHGFVVHKDGQVAGWVDRCPHAGFPLAVELDRYLTPDGSLILCGWHGAVFDPLSGACTGGPCAGGRLTPWPVQASGGVIRTA from the coding sequence GTGAGCGAAGCGGTCCCCGCCGAACGCGCTCGGGTCTGGAAAACGCCGCCGGGCGTCGCCCTGTGCGCCGAGAGCGACATCGCCGACCCCGGCTCGCGCGGCTTCGTGCTGCAGATCGGCGAGGCCTATTTCCACGGCTTCGTGGTGCACAAGGACGGACAGGTCGCCGGCTGGGTCGATCGCTGCCCGCACGCAGGCTTCCCTCTGGCGGTTGAGCTGGACCGCTATCTGACGCCCGACGGGTCGCTGATCCTGTGCGGGTGGCACGGGGCGGTGTTCGATCCCCTCTCCGGCGCCTGCACCGGCGGACCGTGCGCCGGCGGGCGGCTGACACCCTGGCCGGTGCAGGCTTCGGGCGGGGTGATCCGCACCGCCTGA
- a CDS encoding NAD(P)H-dependent glycerol-3-phosphate dehydrogenase produces MSFRTVGVIGAGAWGTALAQVCVRAGLDTLLQAREPALVEAMRETRLNEPYLPGVSLAPEMRFTADMADLSDCDLILAVPPAQHMRATLTAFAPAHRAGVPVVLCSKGVERGSLKLMTEVLAETLPDAPAAVLSGPSFAGEVSRGLPTAVTLACADAELGEALLNTLSAPGFRPYLATDIVGAEAGGALKNVLAIACGVVEGRQLGRSAHAALITRGFAEMTRLCVALGGEAETVNGLCGLGDLVLTCSSPQSRNMSLGLALGQGQTVQQALAGKRTVAEGYESAPAVRELVGRLDIDMPIATTTAALLAGETTVDAAIEALLSRPLKAERA; encoded by the coding sequence ATGAGCTTTCGCACGGTCGGAGTGATCGGCGCCGGCGCCTGGGGAACCGCCCTGGCCCAGGTCTGCGTGCGCGCGGGCCTCGACACCCTGCTGCAGGCGCGCGAGCCGGCCCTGGTCGAGGCGATGCGCGAGACGCGGCTGAACGAACCCTATCTGCCCGGCGTGTCGCTGGCTCCCGAGATGCGCTTCACCGCCGACATGGCGGATCTGTCGGACTGCGACCTGATCCTGGCCGTGCCCCCGGCGCAGCACATGCGCGCCACTCTTACCGCCTTCGCTCCCGCCCACCGCGCGGGCGTGCCTGTTGTCCTCTGTTCCAAGGGGGTGGAGCGCGGCTCGCTGAAGCTGATGACCGAGGTGCTGGCCGAGACCCTGCCGGATGCGCCCGCCGCCGTTCTGTCGGGTCCCAGCTTCGCGGGCGAGGTGTCGCGCGGCCTGCCGACGGCCGTGACCCTGGCCTGCGCCGACGCGGAGCTGGGCGAGGCCCTGCTGAACACCCTGTCGGCGCCGGGTTTCCGGCCCTATCTGGCCACCGACATCGTCGGCGCCGAGGCCGGCGGGGCCCTGAAGAACGTGCTCGCCATCGCCTGCGGCGTGGTGGAGGGCCGACAGCTGGGCCGCAGCGCCCACGCCGCCCTGATCACGCGGGGCTTTGCGGAGATGACCCGCCTGTGCGTGGCGCTGGGCGGAGAGGCCGAGACGGTGAACGGCCTGTGCGGTTTGGGCGACCTGGTGCTGACCTGCTCCAGCCCGCAGTCGCGCAACATGAGCCTCGGCCTGGCGCTGGGTCAGGGCCAAACGGTACAGCAGGCGCTGGCCGGCAAGCGCACTGTGGCGGAAGGCTATGAGAGCGCGCCGGCGGTGCGGGAACTCGTCGGCCGTCTCGACATCGACATGCCGATCGCCACGACCACCGCCGCCCTTCTGGCCGGCGAAACCACCGTGGATGCGGCGATCGAAGCCCTGCTGTCCCGCCCCCTCAAGGCCGAGCGCGCGTGA
- the tsaD gene encoding tRNA (adenosine(37)-N6)-threonylcarbamoyltransferase complex transferase subunit TsaD, which produces MELHADYSSDARAATAQTVRPLTVLGLETSCDETAASVVRLTRSDKGGRAEVLSSVVHSQIDDHAAYGGVVPEIAARSHVEMIAGVTRRAMDQAGLGYEGLDGVAATAGPGLVGGVMVGLGFGKAVSLARGLPLIAVNHLEGHAVSARLGAEIAYPFLLLLVSGGHCQLLEVRGIGEVSRLGATIDDAAGEAFDKIAKALGLGYPGGPALERLAASGDPARYELPRALLGRKDCDFSFSGLKTAAFRIAQTCETDRDKADLAAAVQAAIARQLAERSERAMQAYAERFEVLKQPSAAREALGSGKLFVVAGGVAANRTIRATLEGVAARLGFDFLAPPMAYCTDNAAMIALAGAERLALGLTSDIDAPARPRWPLDEARALSDPSHRPGRKGAKA; this is translated from the coding sequence ATGGAGTTGCACGCGGACTATAGCAGCGACGCGCGGGCGGCAACGGCGCAGACCGTCCGCCCCCTGACCGTGCTGGGGCTGGAGACCAGCTGCGACGAGACCGCAGCCTCCGTCGTGCGCCTGACGCGCAGTGACAAGGGCGGGCGAGCCGAGGTGCTGTCGTCCGTGGTGCACAGCCAGATCGACGACCATGCGGCCTACGGCGGTGTGGTGCCCGAGATCGCGGCCCGCAGCCACGTCGAGATGATCGCCGGCGTCACCCGCCGGGCGATGGATCAGGCGGGCCTGGGATACGAGGGGCTGGACGGCGTGGCCGCGACCGCGGGGCCGGGGCTGGTCGGCGGGGTCATGGTGGGGCTGGGGTTCGGCAAGGCCGTCAGCCTGGCGCGCGGCCTGCCGCTGATCGCGGTCAACCACCTGGAGGGCCATGCGGTGTCGGCGCGGCTGGGGGCGGAGATCGCCTATCCCTTCCTGCTGCTGCTGGTCTCGGGCGGGCACTGCCAGCTCCTGGAGGTGCGCGGGATCGGCGAGGTCTCGCGGCTGGGCGCCACCATCGACGATGCGGCGGGCGAGGCGTTCGACAAGATCGCCAAGGCGCTGGGTCTCGGCTATCCGGGCGGGCCGGCGCTGGAGCGGCTGGCGGCGTCGGGAGATCCGGCGCGCTACGAACTGCCGCGCGCCCTGCTCGGCCGCAAGGATTGCGACTTCTCTTTCTCCGGGCTGAAGACCGCCGCCTTCCGCATCGCCCAGACCTGCGAAACGGACCGCGACAAGGCCGATCTCGCCGCTGCCGTCCAGGCCGCCATCGCCCGGCAGCTGGCGGAGCGGTCCGAGCGGGCGATGCAGGCCTATGCGGAACGGTTTGAGGTCCTCAAGCAGCCGAGCGCCGCGCGCGAGGCGTTAGGAAGCGGAAAGCTGTTTGTGGTGGCGGGCGGTGTGGCGGCGAACAGGACGATCCGCGCGACGCTGGAAGGCGTGGCGGCGCGGCTTGGCTTCGACTTCCTGGCGCCGCCCATGGCCTACTGCACCGACAACGCCGCCATGATCGCGCTGGCGGGGGCCGAGCGGCTGGCGCTGGGGCTGACGTCGGACATCGATGCGCCGGCGCGTCCGCGATGGCCGCTGGACGAGGCGCGCGCCCTGTCCGATCCTTCGCACCGGCCCGGCCGCAAGGGCGCCAAGGCGTGA
- the hemC gene encoding hydroxymethylbilane synthase has translation MTFPLRIGTRRSRLALAQSGMMQRAIARALGVPDDEVETAVPLVEIVTTGDRVQDRRLLEIGGKALFTKEIEEALLDGRVDLAVHSMKDVPADQPEGLCVAAVPEREDARDAFVSTRFETFDDLPAGARVGTASLRRQAQALAQRPDLKIEMLRGNVDTRLRREAEGDFDAIFLACSGLNRLGFSAAIREPLSLDRFLPAPGQGALALQTRAEDRNSAWAAALNHAPTALTVAAERGAMRTLEGSCRTAIGAHGTLGEGHMRLTVEMLSPDGSARWRRSGELFDVSAEDAEQAACRLGEQLGAEVKAMAGDQQVDPSTLDG, from the coding sequence ATGACCTTCCCCCTCCGCATCGGCACCCGGCGATCCCGGCTGGCGCTGGCCCAGTCCGGCATGATGCAGCGCGCGATCGCTCGGGCTCTGGGCGTGCCGGACGATGAAGTCGAGACGGCCGTGCCGCTGGTCGAGATCGTCACCACCGGCGACCGGGTGCAGGATCGCCGCCTGCTGGAGATCGGCGGCAAGGCGCTGTTCACCAAGGAGATCGAGGAGGCGCTGCTGGACGGCCGCGTTGACCTGGCCGTGCATTCGATGAAGGACGTTCCGGCCGACCAGCCGGAGGGCCTGTGCGTCGCCGCCGTGCCAGAACGCGAGGACGCCCGCGACGCCTTTGTCAGCACCCGCTTCGAGACGTTCGACGATCTGCCGGCCGGCGCCCGCGTCGGCACCGCCAGCCTCAGACGCCAGGCCCAGGCGCTGGCGCAGCGACCGGACCTCAAGATCGAGATGCTGCGCGGCAATGTCGATACCCGCCTGCGGCGCGAGGCCGAGGGGGACTTCGACGCCATCTTTCTGGCCTGTTCGGGGCTGAACCGGCTGGGCTTCTCGGCCGCGATCCGAGAGCCGCTGTCGCTGGACCGCTTCCTGCCGGCGCCAGGGCAGGGGGCGCTGGCGCTGCAGACCCGCGCCGAGGATCGAAACAGCGCCTGGGCCGCCGCGCTGAACCACGCCCCCACCGCCCTGACGGTCGCCGCCGAACGCGGCGCCATGCGCACGCTCGAGGGCTCGTGCCGCACCGCCATCGGCGCTCACGGAACCCTGGGCGAGGGGCACATGCGGCTGACGGTCGAGATGCTGAGCCCCGACGGCTCGGCCCGCTGGCGCCGCTCGGGCGAACTGTTCGACGTCTCGGCCGAGGATGCGGAACAGGCCGCCTGCCGCCTGGGCGAACAGCTGGGCGCCGAGGTCAAGGCCATGGCCGGCGACCAGCAGGTCGATCCTTCCACCCTGGACGGATGA
- a CDS encoding uroporphyrinogen-III synthase: MSPEAPRVWVTRAEPGAGRTAARLRELGCQPIVAPVLKIERINGVPIDLDGVAALAFTSINGVSAFAALSNRRDRPAFCVGDATAEAARQVGFADVCSASGDVEALGRLIAAAELPGMVLAPGAEQPAGDLGAYVGGSTPVRRLVVYRTIETSVAPPSCDAVLIHSPRAGCVLRPLIEAMPERPFAVAISPAAARPLADLLSCAIADRPDETALLAALLATLGKPLPPV; this comes from the coding sequence ATGAGCCCGGAGGCGCCCCGCGTCTGGGTCACGCGCGCCGAGCCGGGCGCAGGCCGAACGGCCGCCCGGCTGCGGGAGCTCGGCTGCCAGCCGATCGTCGCGCCGGTGCTGAAGATCGAGCGGATCAACGGGGTGCCGATCGACCTCGACGGCGTCGCCGCCCTCGCCTTCACCAGCATCAACGGCGTCTCGGCCTTTGCGGCCCTCAGCAACCGTCGGGACCGGCCCGCCTTCTGCGTCGGCGACGCCACCGCCGAGGCGGCGCGGCAGGTCGGGTTCGCAGACGTCTGCTCGGCTTCCGGCGACGTGGAGGCGCTCGGCCGGCTGATCGCCGCGGCCGAACTGCCGGGCATGGTGCTGGCCCCCGGCGCCGAGCAGCCGGCCGGCGACCTCGGGGCCTACGTCGGAGGCTCAACCCCGGTCCGTCGCCTGGTCGTCTATCGCACGATCGAAACGTCCGTCGCGCCGCCCTCATGCGACGCCGTGCTGATCCATTCGCCCCGCGCGGGCTGCGTCCTGCGCCCGCTGATCGAGGCTATGCCTGAAAGGCCGTTCGCCGTCGCCATCTCCCCAGCCGCCGCCCGCCCGCTCGCCGACCTCCTCTCCTGCGCCATCGCCGACCGCCCCGACGAGACGGCCCTGCTCGCCGCCTTGCTGGCGACCCTTGGCAAGCCGCTCCCGCCCGTATAA
- the metK gene encoding methionine adenosyltransferase, whose product MAARSSFYFTSESVSEGHPDKVADRISDTVVDAFLAQDPEARVACETLVTTQRIVLAGEVRATQPGNTKEQNEAFTQSIIDSLEPLVRAAVKDIGYEQDGFHWETAEYACYLHAQSADIAVGVDSTNEKDEGAGDQGIMFGYASNETPELMPATLAYSHNILKRLAEVRHAGGAILEPDAKSQVTIQYENGKPVRATSIVLSTQHAAGKASDVAAVVKPYILEVLPEGFTDENTVWHINPTGIFEIGGPDGDTGLTGRKIIVDTYGGAAPHGGGAFSGKDPTKVDRSAAYAARYLAKNVVAAGLADRCTIQLSYAIGVAQPQSVHVDLHGTGKIDERVLERELPAMIGGATPRAIREHLSLNKPIYARTTAYGHFGREPEADGGFSWEKTDLVDRLRALA is encoded by the coding sequence TTGGCCGCTCGTTCGTCCTTTTACTTCACTTCCGAAAGCGTTTCCGAAGGCCATCCCGACAAGGTCGCGGATCGCATCTCGGACACCGTTGTCGACGCCTTCCTGGCACAGGACCCCGAAGCGCGCGTGGCGTGCGAGACGCTGGTTACCACCCAGCGCATCGTGCTGGCCGGCGAGGTGCGCGCCACCCAGCCCGGCAACACCAAGGAACAGAACGAGGCTTTCACTCAGAGCATCATCGACAGCCTGGAGCCGCTGGTACGGGCGGCGGTGAAGGACATCGGCTACGAGCAGGACGGCTTCCACTGGGAAACGGCAGAGTACGCCTGCTATCTGCACGCCCAGTCGGCCGACATCGCCGTGGGCGTCGACTCGACCAACGAAAAGGACGAGGGCGCGGGCGACCAGGGCATCATGTTCGGCTATGCGTCGAACGAGACGCCCGAGCTGATGCCGGCGACCCTGGCCTATAGCCACAACATCCTGAAGCGGCTGGCCGAGGTGCGCCACGCGGGCGGCGCCATCCTGGAGCCGGACGCCAAGAGCCAGGTGACCATCCAGTACGAAAACGGCAAGCCGGTGCGCGCGACCTCGATCGTGCTGTCGACGCAGCATGCGGCGGGCAAGGCCAGCGATGTGGCCGCGGTGGTCAAGCCCTACATCCTTGAAGTGCTGCCCGAAGGCTTCACCGACGAGAACACCGTCTGGCACATCAATCCGACCGGCATCTTCGAGATCGGCGGACCGGACGGCGACACCGGCCTGACCGGCCGCAAGATCATCGTGGACACCTACGGCGGTGCGGCCCCGCACGGCGGCGGCGCCTTCTCGGGCAAGGACCCGACCAAGGTGGACCGCTCGGCCGCCTATGCCGCGCGCTACCTGGCCAAGAACGTGGTGGCCGCGGGCTTGGCGGATCGCTGCACCATCCAGCTGAGCTACGCCATCGGCGTGGCCCAGCCGCAGTCGGTCCACGTCGATCTGCACGGCACGGGCAAGATCGACGAAAGGGTGCTGGAGCGCGAACTGCCGGCCATGATCGGCGGGGCCACGCCGCGCGCGATCCGCGAGCACTTGAGCCTCAACAAGCCGATCTACGCCCGCACCACCGCCTACGGCCACTTCGGCCGCGAGCCGGAGGCCGACGGCGGCTTCAGCTGGGAAAAGACTGATCTTGTCGATCGGCTGAGGGCGCTGGCCTGA
- a CDS encoding pentapeptide repeat-containing protein: protein MAEALDTTQRRRLTQAEVDLICARHDRLFAARPGGARAVFSWMDLTGLSLKGRNLADADFSAACLVGCDLSGAKLDNANFFGADMQDAILADANLRRADLRGACLRGADLSGADLFEADLREGTIAAADARLGFRVIEPRQRKDTEAMGACLAGANLQRSKMAGVIAVKADFSGAVMKDCKLVRANLKQASFRGADLAGADLSGADLSGADLRDAVLVGVKSAMWRTDGADMEGALTDTRSAAQPLTRMPAAEMLRDHARWCETGGVEGQPSVFDGVDLRPLKSIVGLNLTALSAKGAVFYGLDMEGVQLQGAHLEGADLRSARLRRADLRGARLKDARLNGADLREAQLGPLMLTADRLLPADLTGANLRGADLSGADLRRAVMTGCDLARALFHGAQTRQADLAGANLTGVRGLIVDQAA from the coding sequence ATGGCCGAGGCTCTCGACACCACCCAGCGCCGTCGCCTGACGCAGGCGGAAGTTGATCTGATCTGCGCCCGGCACGACCGCCTGTTCGCCGCCCGTCCTGGCGGCGCCCGCGCCGTTTTCTCCTGGATGGACCTGACGGGCCTCAGCCTGAAGGGCCGCAATCTCGCCGACGCGGACTTCTCGGCCGCCTGCCTGGTCGGTTGCGACCTTTCGGGGGCAAAGCTCGACAACGCCAACTTCTTCGGCGCGGACATGCAGGATGCGATCCTGGCCGACGCCAACTTGCGGCGCGCCGATCTGCGCGGGGCCTGCCTGCGCGGGGCCGATCTGTCCGGCGCTGACCTGTTCGAGGCGGATCTGCGCGAAGGCACCATCGCCGCCGCCGACGCCCGGCTGGGCTTTCGCGTCATCGAGCCGCGCCAGCGCAAGGATACCGAGGCCATGGGCGCGTGCCTGGCCGGGGCCAATCTGCAACGCTCCAAGATGGCCGGCGTCATCGCCGTCAAGGCCGACTTCTCCGGCGCGGTGATGAAGGACTGCAAGCTGGTCCGCGCCAATCTGAAGCAGGCCAGCTTCCGCGGCGCCGACCTCGCCGGCGCCGATCTGTCGGGGGCGGACCTGTCGGGCGCCGATCTGCGCGACGCGGTGCTGGTGGGCGTGAAGTCGGCCATGTGGCGCACCGACGGGGCGGACATGGAAGGGGCGCTGACCGACACCCGCTCGGCCGCCCAGCCCCTGACCCGCATGCCCGCCGCCGAGATGCTGCGCGATCACGCCCGCTGGTGCGAGACCGGCGGCGTCGAGGGCCAGCCCTCGGTCTTCGACGGCGTCGACCTGCGGCCGCTGAAGTCGATCGTCGGCCTGAACCTGACCGCCCTGTCGGCCAAGGGCGCGGTCTTCTACGGCCTGGACATGGAGGGGGTGCAGCTTCAGGGCGCGCACCTGGAAGGCGCCGACCTGCGCTCGGCCCGGCTGCGTCGCGCCGACCTGCGCGGCGCCCGGCTCAAGGACGCCCGGCTGAACGGCGCCGACCTGCGCGAGGCGCAGCTGGGTCCGTTGATGCTGACCGCCGACCGCCTGCTGCCCGCCGATCTGACGGGCGCCAATCTTCGCGGCGCCGACCTGTCGGGCGCCGACCTGCGGCGAGCGGTCATGACCGGCTGCGACCTCGCCCGCGCCCTTTTCCACGGCGCCCAGACGCGTCAGGCCGACCTTGCGGGGGCCAATCTGACGGGCGTGCGCGGCCTGATCGTCGATCAGGCCGCCTGA
- a CDS encoding bifunctional diaminohydroxyphosphoribosylaminopyrimidine deaminase/5-amino-6-(5-phosphoribosylamino)uracil reductase RibD encodes MNALDDDRAFMARAIELATARMGETWPNPAVGCVIVKDGRVLAEAATAPGGRPHAEEQAVPAAGPEVQGATAYVTLEPCGARSSGRKSCAHFLAEAGVSRVVIACLDPSPFASGRGTERLRAKGLQVETGLMCEDGETLCEGFLHRLETGRPMVRISRDGAGFDGRFATSPKADLVTELKRLGEAGYTRLWTSPGELADALREQGLLTES; translated from the coding sequence ATGAACGCCTTGGACGACGATCGCGCCTTTATGGCCCGGGCCATAGAGCTGGCGACCGCCCGCATGGGCGAGACCTGGCCCAATCCGGCAGTGGGCTGCGTGATCGTCAAGGACGGCCGCGTGCTGGCCGAGGCCGCGACCGCGCCGGGCGGCCGCCCGCATGCGGAAGAACAGGCCGTGCCCGCCGCTGGGCCCGAGGTTCAGGGCGCCACCGCCTATGTGACGCTTGAGCCCTGCGGCGCGCGCTCGTCCGGCCGCAAGTCGTGCGCCCACTTCCTGGCCGAGGCCGGCGTCTCGCGCGTGGTCATCGCCTGCCTGGACCCGTCGCCTTTCGCCTCGGGACGCGGCACCGAGCGCTTGCGCGCCAAGGGGCTGCAGGTCGAGACCGGCCTGATGTGCGAAGACGGCGAGACCCTGTGCGAGGGTTTCCTGCACCGTCTGGAGACCGGTCGCCCGATGGTGCGGATCAGCCGGGACGGCGCCGGTTTCGATGGACGCTTCGCCACGTCGCCCAAGGCCGACCTCGTCACCGAACTGAAGCGGCTGGGCGAGGCGGGCTACACCCGGCTGTGGACCTCGCCGGGCGAACTGGCGGACGCCTTGCGCGAACAAGGGCTGCTGACGGAATCTTAA
- a CDS encoding 2,3-diphosphoglycerate-dependent phosphoglycerate mutase: protein MSRLILLRHGQSQWNLENRFTGWVDVDLTAEGEAQAKRGGELIAEAGFKPAVMFTSVLTRAQRTGQIALEAANLLDTPAIADWRLNERHYGDLTGLNKAETAEKHGEEQVKIWRRSYDTPPPPLAPGGEYDFAADPRYAGQTIPDTESLKTTLDRVQPYWDAEIAPRLNAGEDVLIAAHGNSLRAIVKLLFAVPDDRIVGVEIPTGNPLEIDLDADLKPTAVRYLDQGRAEALPPLQ from the coding sequence ATGTCCCGCCTGATCCTTCTTCGCCACGGCCAGAGCCAGTGGAACCTCGAGAACCGCTTCACCGGCTGGGTCGACGTGGATCTGACCGCCGAGGGCGAGGCTCAGGCGAAGCGCGGTGGCGAGCTGATCGCCGAAGCCGGCTTCAAGCCCGCGGTGATGTTCACCTCGGTTCTGACGCGGGCGCAGCGGACCGGACAGATCGCGCTTGAGGCGGCGAACCTGTTGGACACGCCGGCGATCGCCGACTGGCGGCTGAACGAGCGTCACTACGGCGACCTCACCGGCCTCAACAAGGCCGAGACGGCGGAAAAGCACGGCGAGGAGCAGGTCAAGATCTGGCGGCGCAGCTATGACACGCCGCCGCCTCCGCTCGCGCCCGGCGGCGAGTACGATTTCGCGGCCGATCCCCGCTACGCCGGCCAGACCATTCCGGACACCGAGAGCCTGAAGACCACTCTGGACCGGGTCCAGCCCTACTGGGACGCCGAGATCGCGCCGCGCCTGAACGCCGGCGAGGACGTGCTGATCGCCGCCCACGGCAACTCGCTGAGGGCCATCGTCAAGCTGCTGTTCGCCGTTCCGGACGACCGGATCGTGGGCGTGGAGATCCCGACCGGCAATCCGCTGGAGATCGACCTCGACGCCGACCTGAAACCCACCGCCGTCCGCTACCTCGACCAGGGCCGGGCCGAAGCCCTGCCGCCTCTGCAATGA
- a CDS encoding phosphomannomutase/phosphoglucomutase, with the protein MLKPRQDLKPNTAAYETEALVKPTGFREYDARWILEKEINLLGIQALGLGLATYVHEIGVEPRIVTGHDFRGYSLSVKQALIIGLMQGGMEVLDVGLALSPMAYFGQFELKAPCVAMVTASHNENGWTGVKMGANPPLTFGPEEIGRLKEIVLNGEGVEREGGKLVRVEDFREKYIADVASKVKVSRPLKVVAACGNGTAGAFAPEALRRMGVEVIEMDTDLDFTFPKYNPNPEDHAMLMQMAEKVRETGADLALGFDGDGDRCGVVDDTGEEIFADKIGLMLARDLSKIHPNSTFVVDVKSTGLYKTDEVLKANGANTVYWKTGHSYIKRKTAEIGALAGFEKSGHFFMAGPLGHGYDDGLVAASAVLAMLDRNPDKKLSELKAALPDAWTSLTMSPHCDDETKYEVLERIVKEYSDLADQGGEILGRKIVEAITVNGVRVHLEDGSWVLVRASSNKPELVVVVESMRSEDDMRDLFRKEVKPRLAAYPEIGAYNQEI; encoded by the coding sequence ATGTTGAAGCCCCGCCAGGATCTGAAGCCGAACACGGCCGCCTATGAGACCGAAGCCCTGGTCAAGCCCACGGGGTTCCGCGAATACGACGCGCGCTGGATCCTGGAAAAGGAGATCAATCTCCTAGGCATCCAGGCGCTGGGTCTTGGCCTGGCCACCTATGTGCACGAGATCGGGGTCGAGCCCCGCATCGTCACCGGCCACGACTTCCGCGGCTACAGCCTGTCGGTCAAGCAGGCGCTGATCATCGGCCTGATGCAGGGCGGCATGGAGGTGCTGGACGTGGGTCTGGCCCTGTCGCCCATGGCCTATTTCGGCCAGTTCGAGCTGAAAGCGCCCTGCGTCGCCATGGTCACCGCCAGCCACAACGAGAACGGCTGGACCGGGGTCAAGATGGGCGCCAATCCGCCGCTGACCTTTGGCCCCGAGGAGATCGGCCGGCTGAAGGAGATCGTGCTGAACGGCGAGGGCGTCGAGCGCGAGGGCGGCAAGCTGGTGCGGGTCGAGGACTTCCGCGAGAAGTACATCGCCGACGTCGCGTCCAAGGTGAAGGTCAGCCGCCCGCTCAAGGTCGTGGCCGCCTGCGGCAACGGCACCGCCGGCGCCTTTGCGCCCGAGGCCCTGCGCCGCATGGGTGTGGAGGTGATCGAGATGGACACCGACCTCGACTTCACCTTCCCCAAATACAATCCGAACCCCGAAGACCACGCCATGCTGATGCAGATGGCGGAAAAGGTCAGGGAGACGGGCGCGGACCTGGCGCTCGGCTTCGACGGCGACGGCGATCGCTGCGGCGTGGTGGACGATACGGGCGAGGAGATCTTCGCCGACAAGATCGGCCTGATGCTGGCGCGCGACCTGTCCAAGATTCATCCCAACTCGACCTTCGTCGTCGATGTGAAATCGACGGGCCTGTACAAGACCGACGAGGTGCTGAAGGCCAATGGCGCCAACACCGTCTACTGGAAAACGGGCCACAGCTACATCAAGCGCAAGACCGCCGAGATCGGCGCCCTGGCCGGGTTCGAGAAGTCGGGCCACTTCTTCATGGCCGGGCCGCTGGGTCATGGCTACGATGACGGCCTGGTCGCGGCCTCGGCCGTGCTGGCCATGCTGGACCGCAATCCCGACAAGAAGCTCAGCGAGCTGAAGGCCGCCCTGCCGGACGCCTGGACCTCGCTGACCATGAGCCCGCACTGCGACGACGAGACCAAGTACGAGGTGCTGGAGCGCATCGTGAAGGAGTATTCGGACCTGGCCGATCAGGGCGGCGAGATCCTGGGCCGCAAGATCGTCGAGGCCATCACCGTCAACGGCGTGCGCGTGCACCTGGAGGACGGCTCATGGGTGCTGGTCCGGGCCTCGTCCAACAAGCCGGAGCTGGTGGTGGTGGTCGAGAGCATGCGGTCGGAAGACGACATGCGCGACCTGTTCCGCAAGGAGGTCAAGCCGCGACTGGCCGCCTATCCCGAGATCGGCGCCTATAATCAGGAAATCTGA
- a CDS encoding DUF1206 domain-containing protein: protein MSAIAERLRSARNGGARPHQLALTALARVGYGARGFVYLSAGALTLLAATDRIGGAVGSSGAAGWLAEQPFGRVWLMLLGYGLWAFVLWRIVQAVFDADNEGSDLKGWATRVGQGLSALFYGLLASTVFEYLDESGTGERGSADVAENQQKAAEVLALPFGELLLIGVGVVILGVGIGNIVRAFREDFAEELSCSPQVCRRVTPLARAGYAARGFAYLPLAVFVILAGLHARAREVTDFSGALDALESQPGGSWMLGLTAVGLMAFGAFAFVEARWRRIRPPRDLNPLN, encoded by the coding sequence ATGTCCGCCATTGCCGAACGGCTGCGATCCGCGCGAAACGGCGGAGCGAGGCCGCACCAGCTCGCCCTGACGGCGCTGGCGCGGGTCGGATACGGGGCGCGAGGCTTTGTTTATCTGTCGGCGGGGGCGCTGACGCTGCTGGCGGCGACGGATCGGATCGGTGGAGCGGTCGGCTCGTCCGGCGCGGCGGGGTGGCTCGCCGAGCAGCCGTTCGGGCGGGTGTGGCTGATGCTGCTGGGCTACGGCCTGTGGGCGTTCGTGCTGTGGCGGATCGTGCAGGCGGTGTTCGATGCGGACAACGAGGGCTCGGACCTGAAGGGCTGGGCGACGCGGGTGGGGCAGGGCCTGAGCGCGCTGTTCTATGGCCTGCTGGCCTCCACGGTGTTCGAGTATCTGGACGAGTCTGGGACTGGCGAACGGGGCTCGGCCGACGTGGCCGAGAACCAGCAGAAGGCGGCCGAGGTGCTGGCGCTGCCGTTCGGCGAGCTGCTGCTGATCGGCGTGGGCGTGGTCATCCTCGGCGTCGGGATCGGCAATATCGTCAGGGCCTTCCGCGAGGATTTCGCGGAGGAGTTGAGCTGTTCACCGCAGGTGTGCCGGCGGGTCACGCCGCTGGCGAGGGCGGGCTATGCGGCGCGGGGGTTCGCCTATCTGCCGCTGGCGGTGTTCGTGATCCTGGCCGGGTTGCACGCCAGGGCGCGGGAGGTGACGGACTTCTCCGGCGCGCTGGATGCGCTGGAGAGCCAGCCGGGCGGGTCTTGGATGCTGGGGCTGACGGCGGTGGGGCTGATGGCGTTCGGAGCCTTTGCGTTCGTGGAGGCGCGCTGGCGCAGGATCCGGCCGCCGCGCGACCTGAACCCGCTCAACTAG